A window of the Lolium perenne isolate Kyuss_39 chromosome 7, Kyuss_2.0, whole genome shotgun sequence genome harbors these coding sequences:
- the LOC127300883 gene encoding phosphoglucan phosphatase LSF1, chloroplastic, with protein MALHLVPAPSIALLAAPGGARAGSVAPRPASWVHAASSSSSSTRRRRRRLGVALAMAGGEKEEEEPTASAAAAGGRMNLNEYMVAVDRPLGLRFALAVDGRVFVHSLKRGGNAEKSRIIMVGDTLKKAGNGQNEGLLNIKDLGDTELALKDKSGPCNLILERPFAPYPIHQLHQNEDYHILFNRGRVSLAAWNSALLSSKLSASSPGNGNSGFAIFSPRLLSSHGWALLSSEKDGLNRRSTNLANRITEIVGFYSDEDDMDAEWAHGSFPLEEYIKALDRAKGELYYNHSLGMQYSKITEQIFVGSCIQTEKDVKMLSETVGITAVLNFQSESERTNWGINSEAINNSCRQNNILMINYPIREVDSMDLRKKLPFCVGLLLRLIRKNYRIYVTCTTGYDRSPACVIAYLHWVQDTPLHIAYKFITGLHSCRPDRAAIVWATWDLIALVENGKHDGTPTHSVCFVWNSGREGEDVELVGDFTSNWKDKLKCNHQGGSRYEAEVRLRHGKYYYKFIVGGNWRHSTSLPSETDEHGNVNNVIRVGDIARIRPAPSQLQIRDPSVVKVIERALTEDERFSLAFAARRMAFAICPIRLSPKQ; from the exons ATGGCGCTCCACCTCGTCCCCGCTCCAAGCATTGCCCTCCTCGCCGCGCCGGGCGGCGCCAGGGCCGGATCAGTGGCCCCGCGGCCGGCTTCTTGGGTtcacgccgcctcctcctcctcttcgagcacgcgtaggaggaggaggaggctgggCGTCGCGCTGGCTATGGCGGGcggggagaaggaggaggaggagcccacGGCCTCTGCGGCGGCGGCTGGGGGCAGGATGAACCTCAACGAGTACATGGTCGCCGTCGACCGCCCGCTCGGCCTCCGCTTCGCGCTTGCCGTCGACGGCCGCGTCTTCGTGCACTCCCTCAAGCGCGGG GGGAATGCGGAGAAGTCACGGATTATAATGGTTGGGGATACGCTCAAGAAGGCAGGCAATGGCCAGAATGAGGGGCTCCTTAACATCAAAGACCTAGGTGACACGGA GTTGGCGCTAAAGGACAAGTCGGGACCATGCAATCTTATCCTTGAAAGGCCATTTGCTCCTTATCCAATACATCAGTTGCATCAGAATGAAGATTATCATATCCTATTTAATAGAGGGAGGGTTTCTCTAGCTGCCTGGAATAGTGCTTTGTTGTCCTCAAAGCTCAGTGCCTCTTCTCCAGGGAATGGGAACTCTGGATTTGCTATATTTTCCCCAAGGCTGCTAAGTTCTCATGGATGGGCGCTTTTATCTAGTGAGAAAGATGGACTCAATAGGAGGAGCACCAACCTTGCAAATCGGATAACTGAGATTGTTGGATTCTACTCTGATGAGGATGATATGGATGCTGAATGGGCACATGGTAGTTTTCCTTTGGAGGAGTACATTAAAGCCCTAGACCGTGCTAAGGGCGAACTCTACTATAATCATTCACTTGGTATGCAATACAGCAAG ATTACTGAACAAATATTTGTTGGATCATGCATACAAACAGAAAAGGATGTGAAGATGTTGTCAGAAACTGTG GGTATTACTGCTGTCCTGAATTTCCAAAGTGAAAGTGAGCGCACTAATTGGGGAATCAATTCCGAGGCGATCAACAATTCTTGTCGTCAGAATAACATCTTGATGATTAACTATCCTATACG aGAGGTTGATTCCATGGACCTGAGAAAGAAGCTTCCTTTTTGTGTTGGTCTTCTTTTGCGCCTTATAAGGAAGAACTACCGTATATATGTGACTTGTACCACTGGATATGATAGATCACCAGCATGTGTGATTGCATATCTACATTGGGTTCAAGATACACCGCTTCACATTGCTTACAAGTTTATCACTGGGTTGCACTCGTGTAGACCTGACAG AGCTGCAATTGTTTGGGCAACTTGGGATCTCATTGCCTTAGTTGAAAATGGAAAACATGATGGTACTCCTACACATTCAGTGTGCTTTGTTTGGAACAGCGGTCGGGAG GGCGAGGATGTGGAATTGGTGGGAGACTTTACAAGTAACTGGAAAGACAAATTGAAGTGTAACCACCAGGGCGGGTCCAGATATGAAGCTGAAGTTCGACTTCGACATGGAAA GTACTATTACAAGTTCATAGTTGGGGGTAACTGGAGGCACTCTACTTCATTGCCATCAGAGACAGATGAACATGGAAACGTCAACAACGTGATCAGAGTTGGTGATATCGCCCGGATTCGTCCGGCTCCTAGCCAATTGCAGATAAGG GATCCATCTGTTGTCAAGGTCATAGAGAGGGCACTGACTGAGGACGAGAGGTTTTCACTGGCATTTGCAGCACGCCGCATGGCATTTGCAATCTGCCCAATCAGATTGTCTCCCAAGCAGTAA
- the LOC127300884 gene encoding 2-methylene-furan-3-one reductase → MQAFLSSSILTNPCPRSLFPRPTTQSRLLLSSVTGARTSAATARRSVQGDGSARCVVTPASSSPAVAAAATEVPEKMKAWAYDEYGDAGVLKLDEAVSVPPVGEDQVLVRVAAAALNPVDSKRRMGKFKATDSPLPTVPGYDMAGVVVKVGSQVKNLKEGDEVYGHISEKVLEGPKQYGSLAEYTAVEEKLVAVKPKNIDFAQAAGLPLAIETAHEGLERAGFSAGKSILVLGGAGGVGSLVIQLAKQVFGASKVAATASTPKLELLKSLGADVAIDYTKENFEELPEKYDVVFDAVGQGDKAVKVVKEGGSVVVLTGAVAPPGFRFVVTSDGSVLTKLNPYLESGKVKPIVDPKGPFPFSQVVEAFSYLETGRATGKVVISPIP, encoded by the exons ATGCAAGCTTTCCTCTCTTCCTCGATCCTTACGAATCCGTGCCCCCGATCGCTCTTCCCACGTCCAACGACGCAATCTCGGCTCCTCCTCTCCTCGGTTACGGGAGCTAGGACGAGTGCTGCCACCGCAAGAAGATCCGTGCAGGGCGATGGGTCGGCCCGGTGCGTGGTGACACCGgcgtcgtcgtccccggcggtGGCCGCGGCGGCGACGGAGGTGCCCGAGAAGATGAAGGCGTGGGCCTACGACGAGTACGGAGACGCCGGCGTGCTCAAGCTCGACGAGGCCGTGTCGGTGCCACCGGTGGGCGAGGACCAGGTGCTGGTCAGGGTAGCGGCGGCGGCGCTCAACCCCGTGGACTCCAAGCGGCGTATGGGCAAGTTCAAGGCCACCGACTCCCCACTCCCG ACTGTGCCAGGGTACGACATGGCCGGCGTCGTCGTCAAGGTCGGCAGCCAGGTGAAGAACCTCAAGGAAGGCGACGAGGTGTACGGCCACATCAGCGAGAAGGTCCTGGAGGGCCCCAAGCAGTACGGTTCATTGGCAGAGTACACCGCCGTCGAGGAGAAGCTGGTTGCTGTCAAGCCCAAGAACATCGACTTTGCACAGGCAGCAGGTCTGCCGCTCGCCATCGAGACCGCCCATGAAGGCCTCGAGAGGGCTGGCTTCTCGGCCGGGAAGTCCATCCTCGTGCTGGGTGGCGCCGGTGGAGTAGGGTCCCTTGTCATCCAG CTGGCAAAACAAGTTTTTGGCGCATCCAAGGTGGCGGCTACAGCTAGCACCCCAAAGCTCGAGCTTCTGAAAAGCCTAGGAGCCGATGTGGCCATCGACTACACCAAGGAAAACTTCGAAGAATTGCCCGAGAAGTATGATGTTGTGTTCGACGCAGTCG GTCAGGGTGACAAGGCCGTCAAGGTGGTGAAGGAAGGAGGCAGTGTAGTTGTCCTCACCGGCGCGGTCGCTCCGCCAGGGTTCCGCTTCGTGGTGACCTCTGATGGCTCTGTCTTGACGAAGCTCAACCCTTACCTCGAGTCCGGGAAGGTGAAGCCAATCGTTGACCCAAAGGGGCCGTTCCCATTCTCCCAGGTTGTGGAGGCATTTTCTTATCTTGAGACTGGGAGAGCCACTGGCAAAGTAGTTATTTCACCGATTCCATGA